In the genome of Lactuca sativa cultivar Salinas chromosome 3, Lsat_Salinas_v11, whole genome shotgun sequence, the window TCCGAACTCACCGCTGCCCTCCGTATCACCGACGGCGCTCTTGTCGTTGTCGACTGTATCGATGGCGTTTGCATCCAAACAAGAAACGCGCTTCGCCTCGCACTCGGTGAGAGAATCCCACCTGTATTGGCCCTCAACAAAATGGATCGTTGTTTCCTTGAACTCCAAGTTGGTGGTGAAGAAGCCTATCAAACTTTCCTAAATGTCATTGAAGAGTTTAATGAGTACATGAAGCCCTTTGAGGACAAGGTTTTAGGTGATGTCAAGGTGTGCCCAACGAAAGGTAATGTCGTGTTTTCATCTGGGCTCTACGGATGGGGATTTACATTGTCAAATATCGCGAAAATATACGCGTCTATATCTGGTGTCGATGAGTCGACGTGGATGAGAAAACTTTGGGGTGAGAACTATTATGACTCGAAAACCAAAGCGTGGACCACAAAGAGTACAGGATCTGCAACTTGCACACGTGGGTTTGTTAAGTTCTGTTATGAACCCATTAAGAAGGTAATTGAGGCAATTATGAATGACCAGAAGGATCAATTACGTGGTATGTTGACTCAAATCGGTGTCACGATGAATAATGAAGAGGATGAGTTGATGGGTGAGGCATTGATGAAATGCATCATGCAGAAATGGCTTCCGATTGCAACTCCTTTACTTGAAATGATGATATTTCATTTGCCTTCACCCCAGACTGCTCAAAGATACCGGgttgaaaatctatataaaggccCTTTGGATGATCCGTATGCTACTGCTATAAGAAATTGTGATCCCGATGGCCCTCTCATGCTCTATGTATCGAAAATGATTCCTACATCCGATGACAAGAGTCGGTTTTTTGCTTTAGGTCGGGTTTTCGCAGGTCGGATTTCAGCTGGTTTGAATGTCAGGATCATGGGTTCTAGGCCTTCTGGCTATGTCGACGGTGAAGACAAGGATATGTATGTTGAAAGTGTTGAAAGAACCGCTATTTGTATGGGGAAAAAACAAGAAACCATTAAAGATGTTCCATGTGGAAATACAGTCGCGTTGTTTGGTTTGGATGAATTCATCACCACCGGAAGTGCAACACTAACACATGAGAAAGAAACCGAGGCGTACCCGATTTGCGGCATGAAGTTCTCGGTGTCCCCGGTTGTCCGTGTTATAGTACAGTGTAAGGTTGAATCCGAACTCCCAAAACTTCTTAAGGGTTTAAGGAGTCTGGCCAAATCCGACCCTTTGGTTGGGTACACGCGTGAAGAATCTGGCGATTATACTATTGGTGTTGTGGGGGAAATGAATTTGGCAATATGTTCGAAGGATTTGGCGGAAGATTAT includes:
- the LOC111879760 gene encoding elongation factor 2 translates to MHFWQSLMTRLRGFMLQAFQKSAPPYKMACNPSQQPIKFNVDDLHRAMDLKDNIRNMSVVGQLGHGKSTLIDSLATAAGIIPCDDDIHMTYTREDEAQRGMTIKSSGISLYYKMTDVALEAFKGERNGNEYLINLIDSPGHVDFSSELTAALRITDGALVVVDCIDGVCIQTRNALRLALGERIPPVLALNKMDRCFLELQVGGEEAYQTFLNVIEEFNEYMKPFEDKVLGDVKVCPTKGNVVFSSGLYGWGFTLSNIAKIYASISGVDESTWMRKLWGENYYDSKTKAWTTKSTGSATCTRGFVKFCYEPIKKVIEAIMNDQKDQLRGMLTQIGVTMNNEEDELMGEALMKCIMQKWLPIATPLLEMMIFHLPSPQTAQRYRVENLYKGPLDDPYATAIRNCDPDGPLMLYVSKMIPTSDDKSRFFALGRVFAGRISAGLNVRIMGSRPSGYVDGEDKDMYVESVERTAICMGKKQETIKDVPCGNTVALFGLDEFITTGSATLTHEKETEAYPICGMKFSVSPVVRVIVQCKVESELPKLLKGLRSLAKSDPLVGYTREESGDYTIGVVGEMNLAICSKDLAEDYMGGVEILVSDPFVSLYETVVEKSSHLVMTKSRNGNNQLFMKARSLDDSLGYAIEIGEVGPFDDPDVRGRILSEEYGLEKYLGKNIWCFGPETNGQNMVVDMCKEDKSLKEIEDYIVAGFQEASKKGALANEPMKCISFEVRDAVLHDDASHLDGSEMVEAAKRAIYASQLTAQPRFMQPYYVVEFQASSEEEVDKSCKLVRKRGGFVHEKKKVNRPGKMVYDIWAYVPVLKSFGFSADLEEATSVKLIPQCVFEFWSVMRSDPLEVGSYAHALMTQIRKRKGLNEQMTPLSDFEDKL